A single region of the Parasphingorhabdus litoris DSM 22379 genome encodes:
- a CDS encoding molecular chaperone HscC — protein MIVGIDLGTTNSACSIWRDGKAELVPNSLGDFLTPSVVGLNDKNELLIGKAARDRETYHPESTTSAFKRLMGTDKKISLNTKTFSPEELSALVLRQLKEDVENHLGTSVSEAIITVPAYFNDRQRKATRFAGELAGLNVQRLINEPTAAALAHGIHEKDDEDPFLIFDLGGGTFDVSLVEIFDGVIEVHASAGDNWLGGEDFNDVMIKLARSRIDTWGAIKVDDEAAFHEVMRAAAERARRALTDEETVEFSIVWKDQEHRCSISRTQFEQEANPLIERLRGPLRQSIRDSGLQADQLGKIILVGGATRMPSVRRTVTKLFGRFPDTSLDPDHAVALGAAVQAGLKQKDSALDEIRLTDVCPFTLGVDTSHQDANGKIHEGFFAPIIERNTAIPASRVETFFPMSANQRKVRFNIYQGESRRVDGNVFLGRIEVPVPPGRDGEVSLDVRFTYDVSGLLEVDIHVPKTDLREQLVIQDGAENLSPKDLKNRRQSLEKLKVHPREESENAAIMARADRCFQSALGEERVYIGELISQFSAVLEKQDPKLIKQSRDEISERLTEIEGAPIL, from the coding sequence ATGATTGTTGGTATAGATTTAGGCACAACAAATAGTGCCTGCTCAATTTGGCGTGACGGCAAAGCAGAATTGGTTCCCAATTCACTTGGAGATTTCCTGACGCCATCGGTTGTTGGCTTGAATGACAAAAACGAACTGCTGATTGGCAAAGCCGCGCGCGATCGTGAGACCTATCACCCGGAATCCACCACGTCAGCATTTAAACGTTTAATGGGTACAGACAAAAAAATCAGCCTCAACACCAAGACGTTTTCGCCAGAAGAACTGTCCGCATTGGTCCTTCGCCAATTGAAAGAAGATGTCGAAAACCATTTGGGAACAAGTGTTAGCGAGGCAATTATCACTGTCCCTGCTTATTTTAACGACCGGCAGAGAAAGGCGACTCGGTTTGCCGGAGAACTCGCAGGATTGAATGTACAGCGCCTTATCAACGAGCCGACAGCAGCGGCTCTGGCACATGGCATACATGAAAAAGATGATGAGGATCCCTTTCTCATTTTTGACCTGGGCGGTGGAACTTTTGATGTGTCACTTGTTGAGATTTTTGACGGCGTCATAGAAGTGCATGCCTCAGCAGGCGATAATTGGCTTGGCGGTGAAGACTTTAATGATGTCATGATCAAGCTTGCCCGCAGCCGGATAGACACTTGGGGCGCTATCAAAGTTGATGATGAAGCCGCCTTTCATGAAGTCATGCGCGCAGCGGCCGAACGCGCGCGCCGGGCACTCACCGATGAAGAGACAGTCGAATTCTCCATTGTGTGGAAAGATCAGGAGCATCGCTGCTCCATTTCAAGAACACAATTTGAACAAGAGGCCAACCCGCTGATCGAGAGATTGCGCGGACCACTTCGTCAATCCATTCGCGATAGCGGACTGCAAGCGGATCAATTGGGTAAAATCATACTGGTCGGCGGTGCGACAAGAATGCCGTCAGTGCGACGCACGGTTACCAAATTATTTGGACGCTTTCCCGACACATCTCTCGACCCGGATCATGCCGTTGCGTTGGGTGCAGCAGTTCAAGCTGGCCTCAAACAAAAAGATTCAGCGCTAGACGAGATACGGTTAACCGACGTTTGTCCTTTTACCCTTGGCGTTGATACATCCCATCAAGATGCCAATGGCAAAATCCACGAAGGCTTCTTTGCGCCGATCATCGAACGGAATACAGCCATACCGGCCAGCAGGGTGGAAACCTTCTTCCCCATGAGCGCCAACCAGAGAAAAGTTCGGTTCAATATCTATCAGGGCGAGTCACGCAGGGTTGACGGCAATGTCTTTTTGGGCCGGATTGAAGTGCCGGTCCCGCCCGGGCGGGACGGGGAAGTATCGCTGGATGTCCGCTTCACTTATGATGTCAGCGGCTTGCTGGAAGTCGATATCCACGTTCCCAAAACGGACCTGCGTGAACAATTGGTAATTCAGGATGGAGCGGAAAATCTATCACCCAAAGATTTGAAAAACCGGCGTCAGTCCCTCGAAAAACTGAAAGTCCACCCCCGTGAGGAAAGCGAGAATGCCGCGATCATGGCGCGTGCAGACCGGTGTTTCCAAAGCGCTCTTGGCGAAGAGCGCGTTTATATCGGTGAGCTCATTTCTCAATTTTCCGCAGTCTTGGAAAAGCAGGACCCCAAACTGATCAAACAGTCCCGGGATGAAATATCGGAGAGGCTGACGGAAATAGAAGGTGCGCCGATACTGTGA
- a CDS encoding alpha/beta fold hydrolase produces MYGLNMQYVAVERFVPIGYSLIGPKKDVPLVICHGLGAYHIQWETEARQLAQSRPVLTIDLRGHGASAVVRNGQIEDYSLERMARDVIGVIEHCGFDRVHFLGNSLGGMIGLEIARTRPDLLRSLVTCGTAFKFKLSPLVVWTKLVIYYLLGRRLPKFIARHATINEAMRPLVEEMYANASRKVMHLIDRQIYIFDRLETAQAFEGHLIVMRGERDTTINRYLDRSIEVLKNKINFHVIDLPGVGHFTNLDQPALFQSCLKEALDRVEESAENACPPS; encoded by the coding sequence ATGTACGGGCTTAACATGCAATATGTTGCCGTCGAACGGTTCGTGCCGATTGGCTACAGCCTTATTGGACCGAAAAAAGACGTTCCGCTGGTCATCTGCCACGGGCTCGGCGCCTACCATATTCAGTGGGAAACGGAGGCGCGCCAATTGGCGCAATCCCGGCCAGTGCTGACGATTGATCTTCGCGGTCATGGCGCCTCCGCTGTTGTGCGTAACGGGCAGATCGAGGACTATTCGCTAGAGCGCATGGCGCGTGATGTGATTGGAGTTATCGAGCATTGCGGCTTCGATCGTGTTCACTTTCTCGGCAACTCGCTCGGCGGTATGATAGGGCTTGAGATTGCCCGAACACGTCCGGACTTGTTGCGGTCACTCGTCACTTGCGGTACGGCCTTTAAATTCAAACTGTCACCGCTGGTGGTTTGGACAAAGCTGGTGATATACTATCTGCTGGGCCGCCGCCTGCCGAAGTTCATTGCGCGCCATGCAACGATCAATGAAGCCATGCGTCCGCTTGTCGAAGAAATGTATGCGAACGCATCTCGCAAAGTCATGCACCTAATCGACCGTCAGATTTACATTTTCGACCGCCTGGAAACCGCGCAAGCGTTCGAAGGTCATCTCATCGTGATGCGCGGCGAGCGCGATACCACTATCAACCGGTATCTTGATCGCTCCATTGAAGTTCTGAAAAACAAAATAAATTTTCATGTTATCGATTTGCCCGGCGTCGGCCATTTCACCAACCTCGATCAACCCGCCCTATTCCAGAGTTGTCTGAAAGAGGCGCTGGATCGCGTAGAAGAGTCAGCGGAAAACGCCTGCCCCCCATCATAA
- a CDS encoding recombinase family protein: MTDRRVLRCAIYTRKSTEEGLEQDFNSLDAQREACGAYVLSQASEGWEAETEQYDDGGWSGGSMDRPALQQLLSDVKSDKVDIIVVYKVDRLTRSLADFAKIVEILDEHDASFVSVTQSFNTTTSMGRLTLNVLLSFAQFEREVTSERIRDKIAASKRNGMWMGGAVPHSFRVEDRKLLAREDEAQDVRHIFHTYLEIRSIPKLSGHLARQGIRTRKRTLKNWENHRRRLLWYWPPRGAPQKPYLHRQSPAQEPRL; encoded by the coding sequence ATGACTGATCGAAGGGTTCTGCGTTGCGCTATTTATACACGCAAATCCACTGAGGAAGGTTTGGAGCAAGATTTCAACAGTCTGGATGCCCAGCGAGAAGCTTGTGGCGCCTATGTCTTGAGCCAGGCCAGCGAAGGCTGGGAAGCAGAGACGGAACAATATGATGATGGTGGATGGTCGGGTGGCTCGATGGACCGCCCTGCCCTTCAGCAGCTTCTGTCAGACGTCAAGTCTGACAAAGTAGATATCATCGTGGTTTACAAGGTGGACCGGTTAACCCGATCATTAGCCGACTTTGCCAAGATTGTGGAAATTCTCGATGAACATGACGCGAGCTTTGTCAGTGTCACGCAAAGCTTTAATACTACCACGAGCATGGGACGTTTGACGCTCAATGTCCTGTTATCCTTTGCCCAGTTTGAACGTGAAGTTACGTCCGAACGCATCCGGGACAAGATTGCCGCTTCCAAGAGGAATGGCATGTGGATGGGCGGTGCAGTGCCTCATAGCTTCAGGGTCGAGGATCGGAAACTGTTGGCTCGTGAAGACGAAGCGCAAGACGTGAGGCACATTTTCCATACCTATTTGGAGATCAGATCCATCCCTAAGCTCTCCGGTCATCTTGCCCGGCAAGGCATTCGCACCCGCAAGCGGACATTGAAGAATTGGGAAAACCATAGGCGGCGTTTGCTTTGGTACTGGCCCCCTCGCGGTGCTCCTCAAAAACCCTATCTACATCGGCAAAGTCCGGCACAAGAACCGCGTCTATGA
- a CDS encoding recombinase family protein: MLLKNPIYIGKVRHKNRVYDGEHQAIIEEDVFERVQTTLAKNCLDKTLGKRAKNPSLLAGMITDPEGRKMSPAAGKKGSKRYSYYATRISPNQDSASKWRLPAGDIDRFVIDAIAHHFRTDAQPEEACPNELAEKRKRYKNWATILPGLTVPEKRKLLIEWNTNVELRKQEIGISLQPDPDGAVQSISVEVKLVRRGNELKLALSPDSKSAKRIADPSLLKLMAQAFAAREHLIDDAESEFVGRYSKEHLSKLARLSYLAPDIVSAIINGCQPPQISARQLLRNGNIPFDWAEQRKQLGFA; encoded by the coding sequence GTGCTCCTCAAAAACCCTATCTACATCGGCAAAGTCCGGCACAAGAACCGCGTCTATGATGGTGAACATCAAGCCATCATTGAAGAGGATGTTTTTGAAAGGGTTCAGACCACTCTTGCTAAGAACTGTCTCGACAAGACCCTGGGCAAAAGAGCGAAAAACCCTAGCCTGCTTGCGGGAATGATCACCGATCCTGAGGGGAGGAAAATGTCACCGGCAGCAGGCAAGAAAGGATCCAAGCGATACAGCTATTATGCCACTCGGATCAGCCCAAACCAAGACAGTGCATCGAAGTGGCGACTGCCAGCTGGTGACATTGATCGTTTTGTTATTGATGCCATTGCTCACCATTTCCGGACCGATGCACAGCCAGAGGAAGCTTGCCCGAATGAACTCGCGGAGAAACGCAAGCGATACAAGAACTGGGCCACAATCCTGCCTGGTCTGACTGTTCCTGAAAAACGAAAGCTGCTGATTGAATGGAATACAAATGTTGAGCTCCGTAAGCAAGAGATCGGCATATCGCTGCAGCCTGATCCGGACGGTGCAGTCCAATCCATCTCGGTCGAGGTCAAACTCGTCCGAAGGGGCAATGAGCTGAAACTGGCCCTGTCACCGGACAGCAAGTCCGCAAAGCGAATTGCCGATCCGTCCCTGCTCAAACTGATGGCACAGGCCTTCGCGGCCAGGGAGCATCTGATCGATGATGCTGAATCCGAGTTCGTGGGCCGATACAGCAAAGAGCACCTGAGCAAGCTTGCCAGGCTAAGCTATCTTGCTCCTGACATTGTCTCTGCGATTATCAATGGCTGCCAGCCACCACAAATCTCGGCCCGTCAGTTGCTACGTAACGGTAATATCCCGTTCGACTGGGCCGAACAGCGGAAGCAGCTCGGGTTCGCTTGA
- a CDS encoding DUF2924 domain-containing protein yields the protein MTVLDKQLAALKTMPPAQLRAMWQDVYRRPAPDVSPDLLRCRIAHRLQERTRGKLQLPTLREIDRITGQLIRSGRIGTRTQIALKVGTRLTRSWQGRNYHVLVCDEGFEYEGRQYNSLSQIAEEITGAH from the coding sequence GTGACCGTGCTCGACAAACAGCTGGCAGCATTGAAGACAATGCCTCCTGCCCAACTTCGCGCGATGTGGCAGGATGTCTATCGCCGCCCTGCGCCGGATGTCAGCCCAGATTTGCTCCGGTGCAGGATTGCCCACCGCTTGCAAGAACGTACGCGCGGTAAGCTGCAGCTTCCAACTTTGCGAGAAATCGACCGGATCACCGGACAGCTGATCAGAAGCGGAAGGATCGGGACCAGAACGCAAATCGCGCTCAAGGTTGGCACAAGGTTAACCCGCAGCTGGCAGGGCAGAAATTATCATGTTCTCGTTTGTGATGAAGGCTTTGAGTATGAGGGGCGCCAATACAACAGCCTTTCCCAGATAGCTGAAGAAATCACTGGAGCGCACTGA
- a CDS encoding efflux RND transporter permease subunit, whose protein sequence is MRIASAALRYDRLTLFCILIVVIGGLLVLRSFPSQEEPTIPVKQAVIYVENRSLSVWEAENLIAKPLEAAIEQLPEVTNIFPTVRAGVVQLRVELADDHVDTDAAWARLRTRIAEARLPEGSIGPFVDDDFGKVAVATYAIVPSEGYSWGDTRLAVREFVDALNKLNGVGRITVTGMQTERAVITLSRNDVGALDLSTAEIAAVVNAETASKPAGFLQVGGQLLDIDADGRMSDLEDLRNVRIPLSDGGAVALRNVADIRRETVEPLETAVLFDGRPAVVIGVEMQPGMNVQMFGKELRHRTEALEDRLPVGFELTEISFQADVVTDVIADMQRTLYLTVAVVLIVTIVFLGWRTGLVVGLSIPITMLASLLVMHPLDLELNQVTIASFIIALGILVDNATVIAEDISRRVASGEANESAASEASRTLGPPLLVSTLATALAFAPPIFAGSLSAEYMRGLAFVMAIVLIISWIVAVAVTPLLIRMLTSHHQPLPSASAETNAEQRREPWFIDVYRKILMRILRVRIAFSAAMVGLLMIAIWATWSIPFSFLPPSDRDQFQIPFEIAPGARPQATQDAVEAVSTFLNDREHNPDVINHVAYIGSGGPRFILGLNPPTAAPHRAFFVVNTENGANIEGIITRVRDHIRTTMPNTEAQPKRFSLGETDAGTAVLRISGPDADSLRAHGEALRKAFAQIPGTVEVRHDWETMVTRLHADVDDVRLLGSGLSADQVATALESAVRGTAVTVFQEHGAQLPVIIRVPETERSDFDAIRSLTIAGQDGQLIPLSTVADFTLVDEPSVIQRRNHQRTITISARHPDMTAQELVDHVQPVIDALPLETNEIIAVGGEIEESMEASAAITEYMPHCLIVILGLFLLQFNSARRTAIIAASIPFCIVGVSTALLMTRMPFDFMSFLGIFALIGTIVSNAILVIERVDQLRAEGATAYRALVDGAAQRLRPIVLTQLTTIFGLIPLMLAAEPLWISFNIVVVGGLIAGTLISLGLVPVLYAMMFRVVPDDQDNSPHKSGHGTSKEDENHVRA, encoded by the coding sequence ATGCGCATCGCTTCTGCCGCGCTCCGTTATGATCGCCTAACACTGTTCTGCATTCTGATCGTCGTTATCGGCGGCCTGCTCGTGCTGCGCAGCTTCCCGTCGCAGGAAGAACCGACAATTCCCGTCAAACAGGCTGTCATTTATGTAGAAAACCGAAGCCTGTCCGTTTGGGAAGCCGAAAACCTGATCGCCAAACCGCTGGAGGCCGCGATCGAGCAGTTGCCGGAAGTAACCAATATCTTCCCGACGGTCCGCGCCGGTGTGGTTCAGCTCCGCGTCGAACTGGCCGATGATCATGTCGATACAGACGCTGCATGGGCGCGACTGCGCACGCGAATTGCCGAAGCGAGACTCCCCGAAGGATCTATTGGCCCGTTTGTTGACGACGATTTCGGCAAGGTTGCAGTCGCGACATATGCAATCGTTCCCAGCGAAGGCTATAGTTGGGGTGATACACGGTTGGCCGTTAGAGAATTTGTTGACGCCTTGAATAAGTTAAACGGTGTCGGCCGGATCACCGTCACCGGCATGCAGACCGAGCGTGCGGTAATTACGCTTTCCAGGAACGATGTTGGGGCTCTCGACCTTTCGACAGCGGAGATCGCGGCGGTTGTCAACGCCGAAACCGCATCCAAACCGGCTGGTTTTTTGCAAGTCGGTGGGCAACTGCTCGATATTGATGCCGACGGTCGTATGAGTGACCTCGAAGATCTTCGCAATGTCAGAATACCGCTTTCTGACGGCGGCGCAGTAGCGCTGCGCAACGTCGCGGACATTCGGCGCGAAACCGTCGAGCCGCTTGAGACAGCCGTCTTGTTCGATGGTCGACCCGCCGTCGTCATTGGTGTCGAAATGCAACCGGGGATGAATGTCCAGATGTTTGGCAAAGAGCTTCGTCATCGAACCGAGGCGTTAGAAGATCGGCTGCCCGTCGGTTTCGAGCTTACCGAAATCAGCTTTCAGGCCGACGTGGTCACCGACGTCATCGCCGACATGCAGCGCACCCTTTATCTGACCGTTGCCGTGGTCCTGATTGTCACGATTGTCTTTTTGGGTTGGCGAACGGGACTTGTTGTCGGTTTGTCGATCCCAATTACCATGCTGGCCTCTCTGCTCGTTATGCATCCACTTGATCTCGAACTTAACCAGGTCACAATTGCATCCTTCATCATCGCGCTCGGCATCCTTGTCGACAATGCAACGGTGATTGCCGAAGACATATCGCGGCGTGTTGCGAGCGGCGAAGCAAATGAAAGCGCGGCGTCGGAGGCTTCCAGAACGCTCGGCCCGCCCTTGCTGGTGTCAACACTAGCCACCGCGTTGGCTTTCGCGCCACCGATCTTCGCTGGCAGCCTGTCGGCGGAGTATATGCGCGGCCTCGCTTTCGTCATGGCAATTGTACTGATCATCTCCTGGATCGTAGCTGTTGCGGTGACGCCGCTTTTAATCCGTATGTTGACTTCTCATCACCAACCCCTTCCATCAGCCTCTGCTGAGACAAATGCGGAACAGCGCCGCGAACCATGGTTCATAGATGTCTATCGCAAAATTCTCATGCGCATCCTTCGGGTTCGCATTGCTTTTTCTGCGGCGATGGTCGGTCTCTTGATGATAGCGATCTGGGCAACGTGGAGCATTCCCTTCAGCTTTCTTCCACCATCTGATCGCGATCAGTTCCAGATACCCTTCGAAATCGCTCCGGGAGCGCGGCCACAGGCAACCCAAGACGCAGTTGAGGCCGTTTCCACGTTTCTGAACGACCGCGAACATAATCCAGACGTCATCAATCACGTTGCCTATATCGGCTCAGGAGGACCTCGGTTCATCCTTGGTCTTAACCCGCCCACAGCGGCGCCCCATCGCGCCTTTTTTGTCGTCAATACAGAGAATGGCGCGAATATTGAGGGGATCATTACCCGCGTTCGCGACCATATCCGAACCACAATGCCGAACACTGAAGCACAGCCCAAACGCTTTTCACTTGGCGAAACCGATGCCGGCACCGCGGTTTTGCGGATATCAGGGCCCGATGCAGACAGCTTAAGGGCACATGGCGAAGCTCTACGGAAAGCTTTCGCGCAGATTCCGGGGACAGTGGAGGTTCGCCATGACTGGGAAACCATGGTCACGAGGCTGCATGCCGATGTCGATGATGTGCGTCTGCTTGGCAGCGGCCTCTCCGCAGATCAGGTCGCCACAGCTCTGGAGAGCGCAGTTCGCGGTACAGCGGTCACGGTTTTTCAAGAGCATGGGGCGCAGTTGCCCGTGATCATCCGAGTGCCTGAAACAGAAAGATCGGATTTCGACGCCATCAGATCACTAACTATAGCTGGTCAAGACGGTCAGTTAATTCCACTTTCGACTGTCGCCGACTTCACATTGGTCGACGAACCGAGCGTGATCCAAAGGCGAAATCACCAACGCACGATTACGATTTCCGCTCGCCATCCTGACATGACGGCGCAAGAGCTTGTTGATCATGTGCAGCCTGTGATCGATGCCCTTCCATTGGAAACGAACGAAATCATTGCAGTTGGTGGCGAAATTGAAGAATCAATGGAAGCCTCAGCCGCGATCACCGAATATATGCCGCACTGCCTAATCGTGATCCTGGGCCTGTTTCTGCTGCAATTCAATTCGGCTCGCCGGACGGCGATCATTGCTGCCTCTATTCCATTTTGTATTGTCGGCGTTAGCACGGCTCTGCTGATGACGCGCATGCCTTTCGACTTTATGTCGTTTCTTGGCATCTTCGCGCTCATTGGAACCATCGTATCCAACGCGATTCTGGTGATTGAGCGGGTGGATCAACTGCGCGCCGAAGGAGCTACAGCTTATCGGGCCTTGGTCGATGGCGCAGCGCAACGGCTGCGGCCGATTGTGTTGACCCAGCTGACCACCATTTTCGGATTAATCCCCCTAATGCTAGCGGCCGAGCCGTTATGGATATCCTTCAATATCGTGGTTGTCGGCGGACTAATTGCTGGCACATTGATCAGTCTTGGTCTCGTTCCCGTCCTCTATGCCATGATGTTTCGGGTCGTACCAGACGATCAAGATAACTCTCCTCACAAAAGCGGACACGGAACCAGCAAGGAGGATGAAAACCATGTACGGGCTTAA
- a CDS encoding DUF805 domain-containing protein, whose translation MIDALKYGFANYFNFSGKTGRSTFWYWILATVLISILLQITDFFIVAPGLGVPTEGVGASQPLTWLYSLVILIPTIAMGIRRLRDAGKPGWLILLGLIPLVGTLVLIYFFVQPSEGSE comes from the coding sequence ATGATTGATGCATTGAAATATGGATTTGCGAACTATTTCAACTTTTCTGGGAAAACGGGTCGATCAACCTTTTGGTATTGGATTCTCGCGACTGTATTAATATCAATTTTGCTGCAGATTACCGATTTTTTTATAGTAGCTCCTGGGTTAGGCGTGCCGACTGAAGGCGTTGGTGCATCGCAACCCCTAACTTGGCTTTATTCATTGGTGATATTGATTCCGACTATTGCAATGGGCATTCGCAGACTGCGCGATGCTGGCAAACCCGGTTGGCTTATTTTATTAGGCCTAATTCCACTTGTTGGAACATTGGTGTTGATCTACTTTTTTGTACAACCTTCTGAGGGAAGCGAATGA
- a CDS encoding ShlB/FhaC/HecB family hemolysin secretion/activation protein, with translation MADIQAVLAPFSGREITMGELQQAVDTLTAHYRSKGYLTATVLVPPHFIKDGVVNLRVVEGFLEPDGVLVDVVGTGLNQNYADKIVRNALKPGEVFNEETVDRALLLLRDTPGVSASAVILPGTQTGGGRYVARAERTQQFTGYVAYNNFGSAGTGKNKFSFGFDVNSPTGNGERLRARFVTTGDTSFYGFGELSLPIGYSGLRGAISVSNLHYELENEFRALRPEGDAFNIRASLSYPIIRSRSNNLGASIEFEHLSLEDEELGVKFSERKLDLVTAVLAGNNLDQFGGGGSTNYSFGATAGSVDLDGVPTAALIDTLTARTQGDFLRFNASVSRLQRLAGNWSALVSLSAQKATGNLDSSQQISLGGPQNLTGYPLGEVYGDSGVVAHFDIRYDIHNAPWGGHFQVATNFAIGKIILREDPFASSQPGNPLIENSFSLSSVGLGLNQNWNNKQIIRAMVGWQLKESPTRNPVTGENRDFSDSDVRFWIQSIFRF, from the coding sequence TTGGCCGACATTCAGGCTGTTCTTGCCCCTTTTTCTGGGCGTGAGATTACTATGGGTGAGTTGCAACAAGCGGTTGATACGCTGACGGCCCATTACCGTTCAAAAGGCTATCTTACTGCGACTGTTCTTGTGCCTCCGCATTTCATTAAGGATGGGGTGGTTAATCTTCGCGTGGTTGAAGGGTTTCTGGAGCCCGATGGTGTCTTGGTCGACGTGGTCGGAACAGGGTTGAACCAGAACTATGCGGACAAGATTGTCAGGAATGCACTAAAGCCCGGTGAAGTCTTTAACGAAGAAACGGTCGATCGCGCTTTGCTACTTTTGCGAGATACCCCAGGTGTTTCGGCAAGCGCTGTCATATTGCCTGGTACCCAAACTGGTGGCGGGCGCTATGTAGCCAGGGCTGAACGCACGCAGCAATTTACCGGCTATGTCGCATATAATAATTTCGGCAGCGCCGGTACTGGTAAGAATAAATTTTCTTTTGGTTTTGATGTTAACAGCCCTACCGGCAATGGTGAGCGGTTACGTGCTCGGTTTGTTACTACAGGCGACACTTCTTTTTACGGATTTGGTGAGCTGTCCTTACCGATCGGTTATTCAGGTCTAAGAGGCGCTATTTCGGTTAGCAATTTGCACTATGAACTGGAAAATGAGTTTCGCGCTCTGAGACCAGAAGGTGATGCGTTTAACATTCGGGCATCTCTTAGTTATCCCATAATTCGCAGCCGCAGCAACAATCTGGGTGCTTCTATCGAGTTTGAGCATCTGTCGCTCGAAGATGAAGAGCTTGGAGTGAAATTTTCTGAACGGAAACTGGACCTGGTGACGGCCGTTCTTGCGGGAAACAATCTTGATCAGTTTGGCGGGGGCGGCTCAACAAACTATTCCTTTGGGGCAACAGCCGGTTCAGTCGATCTAGATGGCGTCCCAACTGCCGCATTGATTGACACACTGACGGCAAGAACACAGGGAGATTTCCTTCGGTTCAATGCAAGTGTTTCACGCCTTCAGCGTCTAGCAGGGAACTGGTCTGCATTGGTTTCACTCAGCGCACAAAAAGCAACGGGTAATCTCGATTCCTCGCAACAGATTTCCCTCGGTGGTCCGCAAAACCTGACGGGCTATCCACTGGGAGAAGTTTACGGTGATTCCGGTGTCGTTGCACATTTTGATATTCGATATGATATTCACAATGCGCCCTGGGGTGGCCACTTTCAGGTTGCCACAAATTTTGCTATAGGAAAGATCATATTGCGCGAAGACCCATTTGCCAGTTCGCAACCGGGTAATCCACTGATTGAGAATTCATTCTCGCTGAGCAGTGTTGGGCTAGGATTGAACCAGAATTGGAATAACAAGCAAATTATTCGGGCAATGGTTGGCTGGCAACTGAAAGAAAGCCCAACCCGGAATCCGGTGACCGGCGAAAATCGTGACTTTTCGGACAGTGACGTACGGTTTTGGATACAGTCGATTTTTCGATTTTGA
- a CDS encoding DUF3489 domain-containing protein: MATSKPKTKSAKVIALLVRGNGSSINEIGKATNWKPHSIRAFLTGLRKRSYLVVREQHRDDETVYRIAEQSEARAS, from the coding sequence ATGGCAACGTCCAAACCCAAGACCAAATCTGCAAAAGTCATCGCGCTGCTTGTTCGAGGCAATGGTTCGAGCATCAATGAGATCGGCAAAGCCACAAACTGGAAACCGCATAGCATTCGCGCTTTTCTTACCGGTCTCCGAAAGAGAAGCTATCTGGTTGTACGCGAACAGCATCGAGACGATGAAACAGTCTATCGGATTGCTGAGCAGTCAGAGGCAAGAGCATCGTGA
- a CDS encoding acyl-CoA thioesterase has protein sequence MTTDVKDPRAGFRLITPVRVRYAEADMQGIVFNANYLAFADIGVTEYFRELVGATGNEDSPGKFLELFGGDNWVRHAEVDFRAPAKADDLIDVCLRITRFGRTSYSAIAHIVRDDMLLNIVKLTYVWFDPTTEEVTPVAQSFIDAVTDFEIIEPERAVVAA, from the coding sequence ATGACAACAGATGTTAAAGACCCGCGCGCCGGCTTTCGGCTGATCACTCCCGTCCGCGTGCGCTATGCGGAGGCGGATATGCAGGGCATTGTGTTTAATGCAAATTATCTTGCTTTTGCGGATATCGGCGTGACGGAGTATTTTCGCGAGCTTGTTGGTGCAACTGGCAATGAAGATTCGCCCGGCAAATTTCTTGAACTATTTGGCGGTGACAACTGGGTACGCCATGCTGAAGTCGATTTTCGCGCTCCGGCCAAGGCGGACGACCTGATCGACGTTTGTTTGCGCATCACCCGATTCGGCCGGACCAGCTATTCTGCCATCGCGCATATCGTACGCGATGATATGCTGCTGAACATAGTTAAACTGACTTATGTCTGGTTTGATCCAACGACAGAAGAAGTCACGCCCGTGGCGCAGAGTTTTATCGATGCTGTAACGGATTTTGAGATTATTGAGCCCGAACGGGCTGTCGTTGCTGCCTAA